One genomic region from Aliarcobacter cryaerophilus ATCC 43158 encodes:
- a CDS encoding pyridoxine 5'-phosphate synthase: protein MLLGVNIDHIATLREARKINDPNPLDAISICKISGADQITIHLREDRRHIHDLDAKAIIEQSALPVNLECSINSDIIDIVCSLKPYRVTLVPENREEVTTEGGLDLENNFQKISRTIEQLKSNDIEVSLFIDPTLKSIELSNMLGASWVELHTGTFANIYAMLNTNLKHTQHSIKELELPKERLKEKLEYSLEKINNSSSYAVNLGLKVAAGHGLNYQNVKNICEIKDIIELNIGQSIIARSVFTGLSSAIVEMKNLISK from the coding sequence ATGCTTTTAGGTGTAAATATTGACCATATAGCAACTCTAAGAGAGGCTAGAAAAATAAATGATCCAAATCCATTAGATGCTATTAGCATTTGTAAAATAAGCGGTGCAGATCAAATAACTATTCATTTAAGAGAAGATAGAAGACATATACACGATTTAGATGCAAAAGCTATAATCGAACAATCAGCACTTCCTGTAAATTTAGAGTGTTCTATTAATAGTGATATTATAGATATTGTTTGTAGTTTAAAACCATATAGAGTAACTTTAGTACCTGAAAATAGAGAAGAAGTAACAACTGAAGGTGGTCTTGATTTAGAAAATAATTTCCAAAAAATAAGCCGTACAATAGAGCAATTAAAATCAAATGATATTGAAGTTTCACTTTTTATAGACCCTACTTTAAAATCCATAGAACTTTCAAATATGTTAGGAGCTTCTTGGGTAGAGCTTCACACAGGAACTTTTGCAAATATATATGCTATGTTAAATACAAATTTAAAACATACTCAACACTCAATTAAAGAGTTAGAACTTCCAAAAGAGAGACTTAAAGAAAAACTAGAATATAGTTTAGAAAAAATAAATAACTCTTCAAGTTATGCTGTAAATTTAGGCTTAAAAGTAGCAGCTGGTCATGGATTAAATTATCAAAATGTAAAAAATATTTGTGAAATAAAAGATATTATTGAGTTAAATATCGGTCAAAGTATTATTGCAAGATCTGTTTTTACAGGACTATCTTCTGCAATAGTTGAGATGAAAAATCTTATTTCAAAATGA